The Nitrospira sp. DNA segment CGTTAAGTCCGGTCTTGGAACACTGACGCCCCTGCCAGGCCTGGTCGAAAAGTTATTCACGGCAACCTGCGCTGCATCGAGCTCTTTCTTAGCTACCGCCATGGCCTCCTGCTCGACCGCATAGGCGGATTCATCCACATCGACATCCTTGTTCAGCTCTTCGCTCTTCCGCTCCGCTTCGTCACTCGCTTTTTTCTCTGCCTCCTCGTAGGCCTGCTTAGCCGTGCCAAACTTCGCTTCGGCAGCCTTCAACCCTTCCTCGAGCGAGGTCTTTCGTGCTTCAACATTGAATTCCATCTTCATGCCATGAAGCGTACGCACATGCCCAACGATCGCCCATATTTCATCCTCAGAGAGCGTGTATTTGAACGTCGGCATAGTCGGAACAGCGAAGTCGTCGTCTCCGATTTCATCGCCACCATCTTCGTTTGTATCCAGCATATCCCGTGAAATGGTGTCGAAGATTTCTTGATCCGTGAACGTCCCCATTTCAGATTTATTGGACAAATCTTTCGGTTTGGGATCAGGCATGAATGACCAATTAAACCCTTCGTTCTGCTTGCCGCTTTGGCCGTGACAATCGCTGCAGTAGTGGGTATACAGCTCGTGACCCCGCTTTTCTTGCTCGGTCGCGCAGCCGCCGGCAATCAAGATTCCCCCGCCCAACACACCTACTGCCAATCCAATGACACTCAGCCTTGCCGCCTTCATGCTCACTGCCCTTTCTTCAGTTTTCGGATCAGGACAAATTGAAATCCCAGGGCCAAGGCCGCGGCCACGGCTGCGTACATATAGCTGGAATAGTCCGGTGGCGCGTCGGCTCGAAAATACCACCAAGAGGAGACGGCCTTCTGCGAACCTTTTTCAACCAGTTCTCCAACCGCGTCTTTTCGGCCATCCCAAACCGCGAAGGCAATGCTGATGAATTCCCCCGGCGTAATCTGCACATCTTCCTCGGGATGGTCGGTCGAAAGAGG contains these protein-coding regions:
- a CDS encoding c-type cytochrome, producing MKAARLSVIGLAVGVLGGGILIAGGCATEQEKRGHELYTHYCSDCHGQSGKQNEGFNWSFMPDPKPKDLSNKSEMGTFTDQEIFDTISRDMLDTNEDGGDEIGDDDFAVPTMPTFKYTLSEDEIWAIVGHVRTLHGMKMEFNVEARKTSLEEGLKAAEAKFGTAKQAYEEAEKKASDEAERKSEELNKDVDVDESAYAVEQEAMAVAKKELDAAQVAVNNFSTRPGRGVSVPRPDLTVKPAEAAGLIVRGKRLYEDKYGCNGCHNLEGEGGKIGPALDRAGFRLNATWVYRWLKNPQAMDSATRMPALGLNDADAKAVTMYVDTLRAKKSEPEEEKPVETP